The DNA segment CGTAGACGCCCTGCTGGAGACTCTTAAGAGGGGGTTGGCATCCGCTGTCGTGGCAACATTCCACACTGTGGTTCATAAGCAGAGTACGGCGAGCCAGGAGAGGCTGGAGACGCAGAGGAGGGCCAGCAGGCTCCACGCTATAATAACCCACAGCATACTCATGGAGTTCGAGCTCCAGGCACAGGGGGTCGATCCCAGCGTCATAGTCAAGATACCCCATGGCACCCTGGTGAACCCTTACCTCGGCTACCCGAGGCATAGGCTGGCGGAGAAGCTCGGTGTTGAGGTGGAGGACTCCGAGCTCCTCCTAGTTACCCCCGGGTTCCTGAGGCCTGACAAGGGGTTGGACATCCTGGCCAGCGCCGCGGCCCTTGTGGGCGACAGCAGGCTTAGGATAGTGGTGGCGGGCGAGCCCATGGGGGTGGCCCCCGAGGAGATACCCTCTATGGGGGGCAGGATAAAGGTTATAGAGAAGTATCTCTCGACGGACGAGATACTCATGCTGGCCGCCATGAGCGACGCTATAGTCCTACCCTACAAGGATAGGCCGGGGAAGTATAGTGTAAGCGGCGTCCTACACCTCAGCATGGGGAGTCTGAAGCCGGTTCTCGGGACGAGGGTGCCGAGGCTTGTGGAGCTCTACGAGTATTCGCCCATGCTGACAGTGCCCCCAAGGAGCCCGGAGCTGCTGGCCCGGAGGATGGAGTGGCTCTCTAGAAACTATGAGATCGCCGCCTCGGCGAGCGCCCAGCTCTACAGCTATGCCGCGGCTACACAGTGGCCGATGGTGGCTAGCCAGCACATAGCGCTTTACAGGGGTGTGATGGAGGGGAAGCCCCCCGCCTATTACAACTACTGGCGCTAGCCGTATTTGAAGCCCAGGGAGAAACCTACTAGGAAGCTGGCGGCGAAGGGTGTGGCGGCTATTATGTAGGACTTTAGGCTGGCGGCGGCCGCCTCACCCCCCGAGATAGCCCTCTCAACAAGGAGGGCGAGCTTGTCCCAGTTTACGCTTACCACGCCGTAGTATGCTAGGCCTAGGAGGCCCAGGGTGAACACACCAACTGCGAGGAGGAGGATCTTTATAGCCTTTTTGAGGGCATAGCCGGCGGCGAACCCCAGGATGCCGCCGCCCCCCAGCTGTAGCAGCACGCCTGTGAAGATGTCGCCAGCAGTGATTTCAGCCATATCAGCCCACCACAAATATAATGCTCTGCACCGCCGGGTGATAAGGATTAGCTAGGGTTCAAGCTCGAATCTGGAGGACCTCAGGTCGAAGAACGTCGC comes from the Aeropyrum camini SY1 = JCM 12091 genome and includes:
- a CDS encoding glycosyltransferase: MPRSELALKIAFVSRYPPVHCGVGEYTRMLASGLRTVLPSASIRVYSTGEAGWERYYDEPLGVEIIPSYMRRDPSYEGLIKNLEDDGGADVVHLQHEYGIYGDGPRIVDALLETLKRGLASAVVATFHTVVHKQSTASQERLETQRRASRLHAIITHSILMEFELQAQGVDPSVIVKIPHGTLVNPYLGYPRHRLAEKLGVEVEDSELLLVTPGFLRPDKGLDILASAAALVGDSRLRIVVAGEPMGVAPEEIPSMGGRIKVIEKYLSTDEILMLAAMSDAIVLPYKDRPGKYSVSGVLHLSMGSLKPVLGTRVPRLVELYEYSPMLTVPPRSPELLARRMEWLSRNYEIAASASAQLYSYAAATQWPMVASQHIALYRGVMEGKPPAYYNYWR
- a CDS encoding FUN14 domain-containing protein, yielding MAEITAGDIFTGVLLQLGGGGILGFAAGYALKKAIKILLLAVGVFTLGLLGLAYYGVVSVNWDKLALLVERAISGGEAAAASLKSYIIAATPFAASFLVGFSLGFKYG